The Huiozyma naganishii CBS 8797 chromosome 1, complete genome genome window below encodes:
- the NHP2 gene encoding snoRNA-binding protein NHP2 (similar to Saccharomyces cerevisiae NHP2 (YDL208W); ancestral locus Anc_8.465), with translation MAKESKEVKETKTEDNYEARMPAVLPFSKPLASKKLNKKVLKTVKKASKAKNVKRGVKEVVKALRKGEKGLVVIAGDIYPADVISHLPVLCEDHSVPYIFVPSKQDLGSAGATKRPTSVVFIVPGSNKKKDGKGKEEEYKSSFNEVVKEVEAL, from the coding sequence ATGGCTAAGGAAAGTAAAGAAGTCAAGGAAACTAAAACAGAGGACAACTACGAGGCTAGAATGCCTGCTGTTCTGCCATTTTCAAAGCCTCTAGCGTCCAAGAAgctgaacaagaaggtTTTGAAGACTGTCAAGAAGGCTTCTAAGGCCAAGAATGTTAAGCGTGGTGTCAAGGAAGTTGTCAAGGCTTTGAGAAAGGGTGAGAAGGGTTTAGTTGTTATTGCAGGTGACATTTACCCAGCCGACGTCATTTCCcatcttcctgttctttgTGAAGATCACTCTGTTCCATACATCTTTGTCCCATCCAAACAGGACCTAGGATCCGCCGGTGCCACAAAGAGACCAACATCCGTTGTCTTCATTGTTCCAGGCAGCaataagaagaaggacgGTAAGGGTaaggaagaagaatacAAATCTTCTTTCAACGAAGTTGTCAAGGAGGTTGAGGCTTTATAA
- the PEX5 gene encoding Pex5p (similar to Saccharomyces cerevisiae PEX5 (YDR244W); ancestral locus Anc_8.470) gives MNATSCSVNNNPLAQISKHTQDNGGFVGGRPLGNVGSSTSLESDQFRTKHNAVSEQNRHQMNHFMNNTGFTSPPASLQMGQQPALQSWSSSQVPTMQSLGHHHLTQQQQQQHHRSAMPMSPSSTNLQMRQNDWSEEFQLHNDNCNASSVSISMSQLQQLRSPDGTVGNMTPMHFQPRGYTRYNNSSNAAVINAHQRQAAAPLEQQADWDEQFDELEKEVTESLHIDEKSAEKQNEVQKEEVTVDADYQSEFQHVWDSIHQDGEDVMPNHLNGQTYFNSRQLGNIKYDFENSKNEYLNNPNAYEIGCILMENGAKLSEAAMAFEAAVQEKEQHIDAWLKLGLVQIQNEKEINGISALENCLKLDPNNLDAMKNLAISYINEGYDASAFTILNKWIETKYSTIDTSSPEIITDGHKLVESEMEDPLSLSEKITKRFLKLANQLPVVDSDVQLCLGLLFYANDDFNKTIDCFKTALQVNPNDELMWNRLGAALANSNRSEESIKAYHRALQLKPSFVRARYNLAVSSMNIGCYKEAVEHLLTALSMHEVEGLRQKDKDSHHYSNYNNDNILETLKRAFIAMNRNDLLQKVMPGMDLNEFHSEFNF, from the coding sequence ATGAACGCCACATCGTGTTCAGTTAATAACAACCCGCTGGCGCAGATCAGTAAGCATACCCAGGATAATGGCGGTTTCGTGGGGGGGCGACCTCTCGGGAACGTCGGTTCGTCGACTTCCTTGGAGTCCGACCAGTTCAGGACTAAGCATAACGCCGTTTCGGAACAGAACAGGCATCAGATGAATCACTTCATGAACAACACTGGGTTTACTTCCCCACCCGCATCCTTGCAGATGGGTCAGCAACCGGCTCTGCAGTCTTGGTCGAGCAGCCAGGTGCCGACGATGCAGTCGTTGGGCCATCACCACCTTacacagcagcagcagcagcagcatcacCGTAGTGCGATGCCCATGTCCCCCTCAAGCACTAATTTGCAAATGAGGCAGAATGACTGGTCGGAGGAGTTTCAGTTACACAACGACAACTGCAACGCATCCAGTGTATCGATCTCAATGTCGCAATTGCAGCAGCTACGGTCTCCGGACGGGACTGTTGGGAATATGACACCGATGCACTTCCAGCCGAGGGGATACACTAGGTACAATAACAGTAGTAATGCTGCGGTTATTAATGCACACCAGAGACAGGCAGCTGCACCGCTGGAACAACAGGCGGACTGGGATGAGCAGTTCGACGAGCTGGAAAAGGAGGTGACCGAGTCGCTGCATATAGATGAGAAGTCTGCCGAGAAACAGAATGAGGTGCAGAAGGAAGAGGTTACCGTTGATGCCGACTACCAGTCCGAATTCCAACACGTGTGGGACTCGATTCACCAGGATGGGGAAGATGTCATGCCGAACCATTTGAACGGGCAGACGTACTTCAACTCGAGGCAGCTGGGGAACATCAAGTacgattttgaaaacagcAAGAACGAGTACCTGAACAACCCAAACGCGTACGAAATAGGGTGTATACTGATGGAGAATGGAGCTAAGTTAAGCGAGGCCGCAATGGCATTTGAGGCTGCCGTGCAAGAGAAGGAACAACACATTGACGCTTGGTTGAAGTTGGGGCTCGTTCAGATCcaaaacgaaaaggaaaTCAACGGTATATCTGCTCTGGAAAACTGCTTGAAGCTGGATCCAAATAACTTGGACGCAATGAAGAACCTGGCGATCAGTTACATCAACGAGGGATACGACGCGAGCGCGTTCACTATACTGAATAAATGGATAGAAACCAAATACTCAACGATCGACACGTCCTCACCAGAAATTATCACCGATGGACACAAACTGGTTGAGAGCGAGATGGAGGATCCGTTATCCCTAAGCGAAAAGATCACCAAACGATTTTTGAAGCTTGCCAACCAGCTTCCTGTGGTTGATTCCGATGTACAGTTATGCTTGGGGTTGCTATTCTACGCAAACGATGATTTCAACAAGACCATCGACTGTTTCAAAACGGCGTTACAAGTCAACCCGAACGACGAGCTGATGTGGAACAGGCTTGGAGCTGCTCTGGCCAACTCCAACAGATCGGAGGAATCAATCAAGGCGTATCACAGGGCTCTGCAGTTGAAGCCATCGTTTGTCAGGGCGCGCTACAATCTGGCTGTCTCGTCGATGAATATTGGGTGCTACAAGGAAGCTGTCGAACACCTTCTAACGGCATTGAGCATGCACGAAGTGGAAGGTTTAAGACAGAAGGACAAAGACTCGCACCATTACTcaaactacaacaacgaTAACATCCTGGAAACTTTAAAGAGAGCATTTATCGCCATGAATAGGAACGATCTTCTACAAAAAGTCATGCCGGGTATGGACTTAAACGAGTTCCACTCCGAGTTCAACTTCTAA
- the PRP28 gene encoding mRNA splicing protein PRP28 (similar to Saccharomyces cerevisiae PRP28 (YDR243C); ancestral locus Anc_8.469) yields the protein MTRPVNIDVLLGKLGGRPSGKQAGKVEKPRLLSRLGRGEKQDVAVAHYSQNTQEGQDRDDDYIHNIPMKSRSYGASSTGSVVVRETEVPINTSSGRKTGGRDKGKGKFNFDWKQEDDTLLEQEPIVSKSSLQLVKNLYSKTQEHDRSHLMDNYMGEHWTVKPLDAMTAKDWRHMKEKYHIMTKNSQGSVQNPLRTWQELGLIPPKLLNVLTRDLQFVEPSPIQRIAIPNIVHQPYKDLIGVSSTGSGKTVAFAVPILIKMNGLIRPRSLKLMEGPKALILAPTRELVQQIESQIKNVTTRDWTDDPNECTVVSIVGGHSLEELTNSLRNGCDILVATPGRLIDCLENHILTISNIDTLVLDEADKMIDLGFEDQLKLTLSKVNVETKHRAGFQTLMFTATLSPAIELISHSYLQSPIHILVDSGEGSQPQVKQIVRYSPNTDQRFVELKAKVLPQFKAPIIIFINYKNTADWLAQKFQQETAYKVTILHGSKSQEQREHSLQLLRTGKAQIMIATNIAARGLDIPNVSLVINFQMSKNFDDYVHRIGRTGRAGNSGTAITFVGDEEDQQVMKGLYQYVKDNNPTGANEFSTAVEQVYTLNDKTNNLILF from the coding sequence ATGACGAGGCCCGTTAATATAGATGTGCTGTTGGGGAAGTTAGGCGGACGCCCCAGTGGGAAGCAGGCCGGGAAGGTAGAGAAACCGAGACTTCTGTCGAGACTCGGCAGAGGCGAGAAGCAGGATGTAGCGGTGGCACATTACTCTCAGAACACCCAGGAGGGGCAAGACAGGGATGATGATTACATACACAATATCCCGATGAAATCCCGTAGCTACGGTGCATCGTCAACGGGcagtgttgttgttcgAGAAACCGAGGTTCCAATAAATACTTCTTCTGGGCGCAAGACAGGCGGTAGAGACAAGGGCAAAGGTAAATTCAACTTTGATTGGAAACAGGAAGATGATACACTACTGGAGCAGGAACCCATCGTGTCTAAATCGTCTCTCCAATTGGTAAAAAATCTGTATTCGAAGACACAAGAGCATGACAGGTCGCACCTTATGGATAACTATATGGGTGAACATTGGACCGTTAAGCCGCTGGATGCAATGACAGCGAAGGATTGGAGACATATGAAGGAGAAGTACCATATTATGACAAAGAACTCTCAGGGATCCGTGCAGAACCCGTTGCGGACCTGGCAAGAGCTGGGTTTAATCCCGCCAAAACTTCTTAACGTACTTACACGGGACTTGCAATTTGTGGAGCCTAGCCCGATCCAAAGGATTGCCATCCCGAATATTGTCCACCAACCGTACAAGGATCTTATTGGTGTATCCTCTACAGGTTCTGGTAAAACTGTTGCATTTGCAGTCCCGATCCTGATTAAAATGAACGGTTTAATACGACCACGCTCGCTGAAACTTATGGAGGGTCCCAAGGCGCTTATACTTGCACCTACGAGAGAGTTGGTCCAACAGATTGAATCGCAGATAAAAAATGTCACCACGAGAGACTGGACGGATGATCCAAACGAGTGTACGGTGGTATCCATCGTTGGTGGACACTCGCTGGAAGAGCTGACAAACAGTTTGCGGAACGGGTGTGACATACTTGTCGCTACCCCAGGGAGGTTGATAGACTGTCTGGAGAATCACATCCTAACAATATCGAATATTGACACTCTAGTCTTGGATGAGGCGGACAAGATGATTGATTTGGGGTTTGAGGACCAGCTAAAGTTGACCCTTAGCAAAGTCAACGTGGAGACAAAACACAGAGCGGGATTTCAGACATTGATGTTTACAGCCACCCTTTCGCCCGCCATCGAGCTTATTTCGCATAGTTACCTGCAGTCCCCAATACACATATTGGTCGATTCTGGCGAGGGGTCGCAACCGCAAGTGAAGCAAATCGTTCGTTACTCTCCAAACACCGATCAAAGATTTGTGGAGCTCAAAGCGAAAGTACTCCCGCAATTTAAGGCACCgattattatttttatcaattACAAGAACACAGCCGACTGGTTGGctcaaaagtttcaacaGGAAACTGCTTACAAAGTGACAATTCTGCATGGTTCAAAAAGTCAAGAGCAGAGAGAGCATTCTTTGCAACTTCTCAGAACTGGGAAAGCACAAATCATGATTGCAACAAACATTGCTGCTAGAGGGTTGGATATCCCCAACGTATCTCTTGTCATAAATTTCCAAATGTCTAAGAACTTCGATGACTATGTTCATCGAATCGGTAGAACTGGTCGTGCAGGTAACTCTGGGACAGCAATCACCTTTGTTGGTGACGAGGAGGATCAGCAGGTAATGAAAGGACTGTATCAATACGTTAAGGATAACAACCCGACCGGCGCAAACGAGTTTTCTACAGCGGTGGAACAAGTTTATACACTGAACGATAAGACGAACAACCTCATTTTGTTTTAA
- the MNN10 gene encoding alpha-1,6-mannosyltransferase (similar to Saccharomyces cerevisiae MNN10 (YDR245W); ancestral locus Anc_8.471), whose product MSVLPYYTEGEDDEEKKKKTLYRNPLLTPFRLLSHRVQNMLGNSTNTCRVLLFFAFVVTFFYFWTGEDTTTVSHLTGGADDSQTPPPLMSRKNSPWWSLAPEKTPRFVIILAANEGGGVLRWKNEQEWAIEKISIENKKSYAKRHGYGLTIKDLTTSKRYSHEYREGWQKVDILKQTFREFPDTEWFWWLDLDTLIMEPDRSLESHIFSRLDRILDRTLESFNPLELETDLPYVDYTQEADLLITQDCGGFNLGSFLIRKSDWSKALLDIWWDPVLYEQKHMMWEHREQDALETLYASQGWIRSKVGFLPLRIINSFPPGACSEFRDDPRYFYEEKTRDFVVNMAGCNFGRDCWGEISHYATLMEKLNRKWYDRMFF is encoded by the coding sequence ATGTCGGTGCTACCGTACTACACGGAGGGggaggacgatgaggagaagaagaagaaaacgCTGTATAGAAACCCGCTACTGACGCCGTTTAGGCTTCTTTCACACAGGGTGCAGAACATGCTGGGGAACAGCACCAACACGTGTCGCGTATTACTCTTCTTTGCATTTGTTGTCACGTTTTTCTATTTCTGGACAGGCGAAGATACCACTACGGTGTCGCATTTGACCGGGGGTGCTGATGACTCTCAGACGCCGCCCCCGCTGATGTCACGTAAGAACTCACCATGGTGGTCTTTGGCGCCTGAAAAGACGCCGCGCTTTGTAATTATATTGGCTGCCAATGAGGGCGGTGGTGTTTTGAGGTGGAAGAATGAGCAGGAGTGGGCGATTGAGAAGATATCCATTGAGAACAAGAAGTCGTACGCGAAGAGACACGGGTACGGGTTGACAATTAAGGATCTGACGACCTCGAAGCGGTACTCCCACGAATACAGGGAAGGCTGGCAAAAAGTGGACATTTTGAAGCAGACTTTCAGGGAATTCCCGGATACAGAGTGGTTCTGGTGGTTAGATTTGGACACTTTGATCATGGAACCGGACAGGTCTCTCGAGTCGCACATCTTCAGCAGACTGGATCGGATCCTCGACAGGACGTTGGAATCTTTCAACCCACTGGAGCTTGAGACGGATTTACCGTACGTCGACTACACGCAGGAGGCAGATTTGCTCATCACACAGGACTGCGGTGGGTTCAACCTGGGGTCGTTTCTGATCAGGAAGAGCGACTGGTCCAAAGCGCTGTTGGATATATGGTGGGACCCAGTTCTCTACGAGCAGAAGCATATGATGTGGGAACACAGGGAACAGGATGCTTTGGAAACGCTCTACGCCAGCCAGGGTTGGATCCGCTCTAAGGTCGGGTTTTTGCCCCTAAGAATTATAAACTCTTTCCCACCGGGTGCTTGCTCGGAGTTCCGGGATGACCCGCGGTACTTCTACGAGGAGAAGACTCGAGATTTTGTCGTCAACATGGCCGGTTGCAACTTTGGGAGAGACTGCTGGGGTGAAATCAGCCACTACGCTACTTTAATGGAGAAACTAAATAGGAAGTGGTACGACCGTATGTTTTTCTAA
- the VHS1 gene encoding putative serine/threonine protein kinase VHS1 (similar to Saccharomyces cerevisiae VHS1 (YDR247W) and SKS1 (YPL026C); ancestral locus Anc_8.477) has product MSLVCIINNIEVKERLDEGGSGLVFRCTDLSTDSNCVLKILPKNLMDYKDKISMGLFWEEFLHFVEQKDRSLTLPQIDFDSITNINADSINIIPHYKEIKLHLMMQKHKHIAKIRNVLDSPLATFVIMDYYPMDLFTAIIARKRFQKDGAAIKRVFLQFCSALDFCHSNGVYHCDIKPENILLDEQDNAYLCDFGLATTTPTIVPNSPIGSTYYIAPERIHYNPLLTHTPWELLETRAADIWSLGIVLVNMTCRCNPWLQASALKDKTFAKFITEPEILKQILPISDVVFYLLKSILTVDPVQRLDLRSIMVGVAQLEDFTTTEARLTGVPLLSDEQFFGIVSEHIVPEKDDESTLNGSVSLSRPGTDIPKFSDRGSQDLSTLDSSTSLVNSSTGSNTNLLLQYSFPS; this is encoded by the coding sequence ATGTCTCTTGTGTGTATAATCAATAACATAGAGGTGAAGGAGAGGTTGGACGAGGGGGGCAGCGGGCTGGTGTTTCGTTGTACGGATCTTTCCACAGATTCAAACTGCGTTCTCAAAATACTGCCCAAGAATCTGATGGACTACAAGGACAAAATATCCATGGGGTTATTCTGGGAGGAGTTCTTACATTTTGTGGAACAAAAGGACCGTTCGCTTACATTGCCACAGATAGATTTCGATTCTATTACAAATATCAATGCGGACTCTATCAACATAATACCACACTATAAAGAGATTAAGCTGCATCTAATGATGCAGAAACATAAACATATTGCCAAGATTCGGAACGTTCTAGACAGTCCACTGGCAACTTTCGTCATAATGGACTACTACCCAATGGATCTCTTCACAGCCATCATCGCAAGGAAAAGATTCCAAAAAGATGGTGCGGCCATTAAAAGAGTGTTCCTACAGTTTTGCTCAGCATTGGATTTCTGTCACTCAAACGGGGTATACCACTGCGATATTAAGCCGGAAAATATCTTGCTTGATGAACAAGACAACGCATACTTGTGCGACTTCGGTctagcaacaacaacacccACTATAGTCCCCAACAGCCCCATCGGGAGCACATACTACATCGCCCCAGAGAGGATCCACTACAATCCGCTGTTGACACACACGCCATGGGAACTTCTCGAGACACGGGCTGCAGATATATGGTCTCTAGGGATAGTGCTGGTCAACATGACCTGCAGGTGTAACCCATGGTTACAAGCGAGCGCACTGAAGGACAAAACGTTTGCCAAATTCATCACAGAACCGGAgatcttgaaacagatACTGCCCATCTCCGACGTAGTTTTTTACCTCCTGAAATCCATCCTCACAGTGGACCCAGTGCAAAGGCTCGATCTCAGGTCGATAATGGTGGGTGTTGCGCAATTGGAAGATTTCACCACCACGGAGGCCAGATTGACAGGCGTGCCGTTACTAAGTGACGAGCAGTTCTTCGGCATCGTTTCGGAACACATTGTCCCTGAAAAGGACGACGAGTCCACTTTGAACGGTAGCGTGTCTTTATCCCGCCCGGGGACAGACattccaaaattttcagataGGGGAAGCCAGGATTTGTCCACTTTGGACTCATCCACATCGCTGGTAAACAGCAGCACGGGTAGCAACACAAACCTCCTACTGCAGTATTCCTTCCCATCATAG
- the TRS23 gene encoding TRAPP subunit TRS23 (similar to Saccharomyces cerevisiae TRS23 (YDR246W); ancestral locus Anc_8.476) has protein sequence MSIEAILIVNKSGGLIYHRDFNNKTSATHLNGNDYLILASTVHSVFAIASQVTPKALKLSPPKIDFTIPYHPYVGVPNPNSSNTSNRRTVSSQKLGSFKGPDFFNGPFTSWNKSGIRQLITDHFTMYIYQSLTGLKFVALGSSVAVLGKNAAVSNEVADNFLRKVYCVYSEYVMKDPFYSLEMPIKSKTFDQSVKSLVDNLL, from the coding sequence ATGTCGATTGAAGCTATTCTTATTGTGAATAAATCTGGTGGTCTGATATACCACAGagacttcaacaacaagacGAGCGCGACGCATTTGAACGGTAACGATTATTTGATCCTGGCCAGTACCGTCCACAGTGTCTTTGCCATTGCGAGCCAGGTTACCCCGAAGGCTCTGAAACTCTCACCACCGAAAATAGACTTCACGATACCGTACCATCCTTACGTTGGTGTCCCGAACCcgaacagcagcaacaccTCTAATAGAAGAACCGTTTCTAGCCAGAAGTTGGGCAGTTTTAAAGGTCCAGACTTTTTCAACGGGCCATTCACCAGTTGGAATAAGAGTGGGATAAGACAGTTGATCACGGACCACTTCACAATGTACATCTACCAGTCGCTGACGGGCCTCAAATTTGTTGCCCTTGGTAGTAGCGTCGCGGTACTGGGTAAGAACGCCGCCGTTAGCAACGAAGTCGCCGACAATTTCCTACGCAAAGTTTACTGTGTCTACTCCGAATACGTCATGAAGGATCCGTTTTACTCACTGGAGATGCCGATAAAGTCCAAAACGTTTGACCAAAGTGTCAAGTCGCTGGTGGATAATCTGTTGTGA
- the AMD2 gene encoding putative amidase (similar to Saccharomyces cerevisiae AMD2 (YDR242W); ancestral locus Anc_8.467), protein MVLRSKLPKWRRIERKRNELGDFGGKERAQLRQQLPEEWKLSDKTVAALKAEPNDLIKTWILLPRDGNAVTHSTLLQLQSNIQNRKWTSYDVTLAFCHRAALIHQVVNCLSEICFKDSLATAKKYDESRPDCLPPLYGIPISVKDQCNVEGLDTTLGYLGKSFKPKTRKMESLIVSLLRNAGAIIYVKTTVPSSMMATETFSNTFGYTYNSINMRFSTGGSSGGEGALIAAHGSVLGLGTDSRGYIRIPASYHGIFGLKPSTEKVPYLRIDNSFEGREVIPSVIGPLARNLDDLRYFMDLVANNFMPWKYDVKCKPFFFSCKDKQFERDYVVGIQFEDGMITPPPSDIRALKLCEAVINEMEGFRTIRWEPPTELNERMYNLAFETDMADAGCEIKSEFDATGEPLLDILKPIVLDDQSKQYTVNQWWNLSKRISDAKQEYRDYYNSFEENDRPIVIISPSTLNAFRPGDMLKTTLKYILFVNLLNFPSLSLPISSINSLTDGKQDCSKALNPEDKMLMDYWNSLIDSGDMENFPICLQVLSPTFDDNEVCKFGALLSEKLTSL, encoded by the coding sequence ATGGTACTCAGATCCAAGCTTCCAAAGTGGCGACGAATTGAAAGGAAACGTAATGAACTGGGAGATTTTGgcggaaaagaaagagctCAACTACGGCAGCAACTGCCCGAAGAATGGAAACTATCCGATAAAACTGTGGCGGCACTCAAAGCAGAACCAAATGATCTGATAAAAACCTGGATACTCTTGCCCAGAGACGGAAATGCTGTTACCCATTCCACCTTGCTGCAGTTGCAGAGCAATATTCAAAACCGAAAATGGACGAGTTATGATGTCACATTAGCCTTCTGCCATCGTGCTGCACTGATCCATCAGGTAGTTAATTGTTTATCTGAGATATGTTTCAAAGATTCTTTAGCAACCGCTAAGAAGTATGATGAAAGTAGACCGGATTGTTTACCGCCGCTATACGGCATTCCAATTTCTGTGAAGGATCAATGTAATGTAGAAGGGTTAGACACAACATTGGGATACTTAGGTAAATCATTCAAACCCAAGACACGGAAGATGGAGTCTTTGATAGTGTCATTGCTCAGAAATGCGGGCGCAATTATATATGTGAAAACCACTGTACCGTCTTCCATGATGGCAACAGAGACATTTTCAAACACCTTTGGATACACCTACAACAGTATTAATATGCGGTTCTCTACAGGAGGCTCAAGTGGAGGCGAGGGTGCACTGATAGCCGCGCATGGATCTGTGCTTGGGTTGGGGACTGATAGTAGGGGGTATATAAGGATCCCTGCTAGTTACCATGGCATATTTGGTTTGAAACCGAGTACAGAGAAGGTTCCTTACCTGAGGATTGATAACTCTTTTGAAGGTAGAGAAGTAATTCCTAGTGTAATCGGCCCTTTAGCAAGAAATTTGGACGACTTGAGATACTTTATGGATCTGGTTGCCAATAATTTCATGCCTTGGAAGTACGATGTAAAGTGTAAACcgtttttcttcagttgCAAAGATAAGCAATTTGAAAGGGATTATGTTGTTGGAATTCAGTTTGAGGATGGAATGATAACACCCCCACCAAGCGACATCAGAGCTCTAAAATTATGTGAAGCAGTAATCAATGAAATGGAAGGCTTCCGAACCATTAGATGGGAACCTCCCACAGAGTTGAACGAAAGGATGTATAATCTAGCCTTCGAAACGGATATGGCTGACGCAGGCTGTGAGATCAAATCAGAATTCGATGCCACTGGGGAGCCTCTACTAGACATCCTGAAACCAATTGTGCTTGATGACCAGTCCAAACAGTACACAGTTAATCAATGGTGGAACCTGAGTAAAAGGATATCCGATGCAAAACAAGAGTACAGGGACTACTACaacagttttgaagaaaacgatAGGCCCATTGTAATTATCAGTCCGTCCACTCTTAATGCGTTTAGACCTGGTGATATGCTAAAGACGACTCTGAAATATATTCTGTTCGTCAATCTCTTGAATTTCCCATCTCTATCCCTGCCAATTAGCTCAATCAACTCTCTGACGGATGGCAAACAAGACTGTTCCAAAGCACTCAACCCTGAAGACAAAATGCTAATGGATTATTGGAATAGCCTTATTGATTCTGGTGATATGGAAAACTTTCCAATCTGTTTACAGGTACTGAGCCCCACTTTTGATGACAATGAGGTTTGTAAGTTTGGTGCCTTACTGTCGGAAAAGCTTACAAGTCTATAA
- the KNAG0A04090 gene encoding uncharacterized protein, translating to MRLEQISGEHIRVLCKILLRLSRNDICYYVCTLLFRSCVLSLLMASAVPAYVLALSFSVHRHTHFPLYDTSPGLTPSVRPPPEKICGRASRKKVSSLFSPSVLGRSPFHLSCNMSGEKVGKNIIMIFHCRKNKVLCYVMLCYYLFFLSFRFLSCFHHISIVS from the coding sequence ATGCGTCTGGAACAAATTTCCGGGGAACATATACGCGTACTTTGCAAAATCTTGCTCCGTCTGTCCCGAAATGACATATGCTATTATGTGTGTACCTTACTCTTTCGCTCTTGTGTGTTGTCTCTTTTAATGGCCTCCGCCGTCCCCGCATACGTGCTCGCGCTGTCTTTCTCTGTacacagacacacacacttCCCACTGTACGACACTTCTCCAGGTTTAACACCGTCCGTCCGTCCACCACCGGAAAAGATCTGTGGGCGAGCCAGCCGGAAAAAAGTGTcgtctctcttctctccGTCCGTGCTCGGCCGCTCCCCGTTTCACCTTTCCTGTAATATGTCCGGAGAAAAAGtgggaaaaaatattattATGATATTCCATTGTCGAAAAAATAAAGTATTATGTTATGTTATGTTatgttattatttattttttctttccttccgttttctttcttgctTTCATCACATCTCAATAGTATCATGA
- the KNAG0A04070 gene encoding gluconokinase (similar to Saccharomyces cerevisiae YDR248C; ancestral locus Anc_8.478), translating into MSDRPKVIVLAGTAGTGKSTIAHTLIGVYSGKCSNMKFIEGDDLHPKENVAKMASGTPLNDEDRWGWLQTVAKAGSEEAKQCPSKVSIVACSSLKLKYRDLIRETVPDTDFSFVFLYASKENILKRLYQRSGHFMKSDMADSQFRDLELPLPDEKDCYIVNMDDKTYPEIEEIVHKVCDEIMAK; encoded by the coding sequence ATGTCAGACAGACCAAAGGTAATTGTATTGGCCGGCACTGCTGGTACCGGTAAGTCGACAATTGCTCATACCTTGATAGGAGTGTACAGCGGCAAATGTTCCAATATGAAATTCATTGAAGGTGACGACTTGCATCCGAAGGAGAATGTCGCTAAGATGGCCTCTGGTACTCCACTGAATGACGAAGATAGGTGGGGGTGGCTGCAGACTGTGGCGAAGGCTGGATCTGAAGAAGCCAAACAATGCCCCTCCAAAGTGTCTATTGTTGCTTGTTCTAGTCTGAAATTAAAGTACAGAGACTTGATTAGGGAAACGGTCCCAGATACCGATTTCTCCTTCGTGTTTCTGTACGCTAGTAAAGAAAATATCTTAAAGAGACTCTACCAAAGAAGCGGGCATTTTATGAAGTCCGACATGGCGGACTCGCAGTTTCGCGATCTGGAACTACCACTTCCCGATGAAAAGGACTGCTACATTGTTAATATGGACGACAAGACGTACCCTGAGATTGAGGAGATCGTTCACAAAGTGTGTGACGAAATCATGGCCAAATAA